CGTGCGGGCGCTCAATGCCTTTATGCACGATCTCTATCACCGGCAGGAAATCATCCGTTCCGGCCGCCTGCCAGAACGCCTGTTTCGCAACAATACCGCATGGCTGCCGCAAATGGTCGGCTTCACCCCGCCGGGCGGCGTCTACACACATATCACCGGCATTGATCTGGTGCGTACCGGGCCTGACGATTTCCTGGTGCTGGAAGATAATGCCCGCACGCCCAGCGGCGTCTCCTACATGCTGGAGAACCGCGAAACGATGATGGCCATGTTCCCCGAGCTGTTCAGCAAGGTGAAGGTGCGCGAGGTTTCGGACTATCCGCGGCGCTTGGCGAAAAGCCTTGCTGCCTGCGCACCGCCGGGGGCCGGAGCCAATCCCAATATCGCCGTGCTGACGCCGGGCATCTACAATTCCGCTTATTACGAGCATGCCTTCCTCGCCGACCAGATGGGCGCAGAGCTGGTGGAAGGCAGCGACCTTCGCGTAGTCGATGGCAAGGTACAGATGCGCACCACCACGGGCTTCACCCAAGTGGATGTGCTGTATCGCCGCGTCGATGATGAATATCTCGACCCGCTGACGTTCAACCCGTCCAGCATGCTGGGCGTGCCCGGCATCATGGACGTGTACCGGGCAGGCGGCATCACCATCGCCAATGCGCCCGGCACCGGCGTGGCAGACGACAAGGCGATCTATTCCTTCATGCCGGAGATCGTGCAATTCTATACCGGTGAGCGGCCCCTGCTGCCCAATGTCGATACGTGGCGCTGTTCCGATCCGGATAGTTTGAAATATGTGCTCGACAATCTTGCCGAACTCGTCGTGAAGGAGGTGCACGGATCGGGCGGCTACGGCATGCTGATCGGCCCCACTTCGTCGAAGAAGGAAATCGAGACCTTCCGCGCCAAGCTGAAGGACGATCCCGACAATTATATCGCCCAGCCTACCCTGTCGCTCTCCTCCTGCCCAATCTACACCAAGCAGGGCCTCGCGCCGCGCCATGTGGACCTTCGCCCCTTTGTGCTGTGCTCGCCGCAAGGCGTCGATATCACGCCCGGCGGCCTCACCCGCGTGGCGCTGAAAAAAGGCTCGCTCGTCGTCAATTCCAGTCAGGGTGGCGGCACCAAGGATAGCTGGGTGCTGGACGATTAGATGAGTGGAGCTTTCGCCATGTTGGGCCGCGTCGCTCACGGCATCTTCTGGATGTATCGCTATCTGGAGCGTGCGGAGAATACCGCCCGCCTGCTTGCAGCGGGGCAGCGCATGGCGCTTACGCGCGGGCAGGATCTGGCCGATGCCGAATGGAAATCGGTTCTGACGACGCTCGGCCTGCGGCAGGCCTATGAAGCGCAATATGACGATTACGAAGGCGCGCATGTGTGCGACTTCGTGCTGCGATCGAAGGACAATCCCGAAAGCGTCTTTTCCATGGCAGAACGCGCGCGCACCAATGCGCGGGCCTGCCGATCCGCCATCACGGCAGAGGTTTGGGAAGCGGTGAATGAAGGGTGGATGACCATGCGCGACATGCTGGCAAGCCCTGTCAGCGATGGCAGCTTGGGCGTGGTGCTGGCCGCCGTCCGCCGCGAAAGCACGCTGGCGCGCGGGGCGACGCATGGCTCCATGCTGCGCAACGAGACCTACAGCTTCGCGCGGCTCGGCACCTTCCTCGAACGGGCGGACAACACCGCGCGTATCCTCGATGTGAAGTATTACCTGCTGCTGCCGTCGCTATCCTATGTCGGCACGCCGCTGGATACCGGGCAGTGGGACAATGTGCTGCGCTCGCTGTCGGCAGAGCGCGCCTATCGCTGGCTCAATTCCGGCCGGATGGATGCCCGCTCCATCGCCGATTTCCTAATCCTGGATGACCGTTTTCCGCGCAGCCTCGTCTTCTGCTATTCCGCGATGCGCGAACAGATGGGCGAGCTGGCGCAGATCCACGGTTTCGAAGGCAGCGCGCATGAATGCATGCGGGAGCTGGACATGCGGCTGACGGGCAAAAGCGTGGACGATATTTTCGACCAGGGCCTGCACCAGTTCATCCAGGAATTTCTCAGCGGCAACCAGCAACTGGCCAGCGCCATTGCCGACGATTATCGTTTTCTGGGCTGATGGGAGAATAGACCATGCGCCTCTCGATCCGCCACACCACCCGCTATCGCTTTGCAGAACCGGTTGCCCACGGCATCCAGCGCTTGCGCCTGACGCCCAAGGAAACGCAGGGCCAGCGCATTCTCGACTGGACCATGGAATTCGAAGGCGCGCATGAGCAGCTTTCTTATGACGACCAGAACTTCAATCACGTGTCGCTCGTAGCCGTCGATCCCGGCACGCAGCAGGTGGTCGTGAGCTGCGCGGGCCATGTCGATACAGAAGATAACGCCGGCGTGATCGGCCAGCATGCCGGGCACTTGCCGCTCTGGGCCTTTCTCGGCCGCACGCCGCTGACCAAGCCCGGCCCGGCCATCCGCTCCATCATCGCCGATGTTGAGCGCAGCGAGGGCGGCATGGTGCAAACCCTGCACAATCTCTCGGCCGCTATCCGCGATCGCGTCACCTATGGCACCGGCGTAACTGTTGTAACGACGACCGGCGAAGAAGCGGCAGCGGAAGGGCAGGGGGTCTGCCAGGACCACGCGCATATCTTTATTGCCGCTGCCCGGATGCTGGAAATTCCGGCACGCTATGTCTCAGGCTATCTGATGATGAACGACCGCATCGATCAGGAAGCGACCCACGCCTGGGCGGAGGCATGGGTGCAGGGGTTGGGCTGGGTCGGTTTCGACATCTCCAACGGCATCAGCCCCGATCCGCGCTATGTGCGCGTGGCAACAGGGCGCGATTACACCGATGCAGCTCCGATAACCGGCATCAGTTTCGGGGCCGTGACCGAAGACTTGACCGTCGATGTCGCCGTAGAACAGCAAATGGAAGAACAGCAGCAACAATGACCTATTGTGTCGGCCTCATGCTCGAAAAAGGCCTTGTCCTGATGAGCGATACGCGCACCAATTCCGGTGTCGATAACATCTCCGTGTTCCGCAAGATGTTCACGTGGAGCGTACCGGGCGAACGGATCATCACGCTGGTGACGGCGGGCAATCTTGCTACGACGCAGGCCGTGATCAGCCGGCTGGAAGAACGCACCAAGGCACCGTCGGAACGCAGCAATTCGCTGATGGAATTGCCTACGATGTTCCAGGTGGCCAGCGAAACGGGCAAGCTTCTGCGCGAGACTATCCGCGAAACGCAAGAGAGCAACGGCGTGCGCGGCAAGGGGCGTTTCACCGCATCCATCATCCTCGCAGGCCAGATCCGCGGCATGGAACCGCGCCTCTTCATGGTCTATCCCGAAGGCAATTTCATCGAAGCGAGCTACGACACGCCCTTCTTCCAGATCGGCGAGACGAAGTATGGCCGCCCCATCCTGATCCGCGGCTACGACCGCGACATGAGCTTCGAGGACGCGGTGAAATTGCTGATGGTCAGCTTCGATTCCACGCTCAAGGCGAACCTTTCGGTCGGCCTGCCGCTAGACCTGATGGTGATCGACCGTGACGGTTTCGCCCCTGCGCATGAACGCCGCATCGAAGCGACAGACCCCTATTTCAGTGCGATCAGCGATGGCTGGGGGCGGGAATTGCGCAGCGCGTTCCACTCGCTGCCCAGCTACACTTTCGAATCCGAAGACGCCGCCGAATAGATTTCTGGGTCAAGGAACGGGGTTAACAGCTCCATTTCGGAGATAAATCCGCCCGTCCTTAATACGGCGTGGCGAGGCACCCTAGTAGCCTTACTTATAGGTGCAAATCCGTGGTAATACGGAATGTTTCTGATCGTGTTTCCTGCGCAAGATCAGTGCCATGGAACAGCGTATCTCGATCCACATCGTCGGCGGCAACAGCCGCTCCCGGGCAGAGCAATCCCGCCTAATCCTTTCCATGGGCCACCATGCGGAAGTGTATTCGGACCTTGTCGAGCTGATGGACCGCCCACCGCGCTCCGGCGTCATCATCGCATCGAACGATGTGCTGGATGACGGGATCGAGGATCTGCTGGAAGAGCTGGCCGATGCGGGCATCTGGGTGCCGCTGGTGGCCGCCAAGGTCGAACCAACAGTCGAGGAAGTGGTCGAAGCGATCCAGGCGGGCGCGCTCGATTACCTGCAATTGCCGCTGAGTGAAGACGAGTTGCGGCGCATGATTGCCCACGTCCACACCGATGCCGGTCGCCACGCCGAGGCACGCCGCCGGCTGATCGATGCGCGCAAACGCATCGGCGCATTATCGAAGCGCGAGCGCGAAGTGCTCGACTGGCTGAGCGAGGGCTGCTCCAACAAGGCCATCGCCCGCAATCTGGAAATCAGCCCGCGCACGGTGGAAATCCACCGCGCCAACATGATGGACAAGCTGGGCGCAGGCCACGCGGCAGAGGCCGTGCGGCTGCGGCTGGAAGCCGGTTATGAGGAGGCGACCCGCGAAGGCCGGGTAAAAAAGCCTGAAGCGTCCGGCGCGGACGCCATGCTGATCCAGGAGTTGATAATCCCTAAGCTCGCCGGTTAACGGCGAAGGGACGACGGCCTTGGCTCAGCGGCAATAGGATGTGCCGTCGATCACGCCTTCGAGGTGAAAGTGATCCTCGTGCGCGGCATTGTATTCCGGCCCCAGCACGGTTCCGAAGCGGCGGCAGGCGCTGCGTTGCACCGTCCGCAGGAACTGGCGTTCCCGCGCGTTGCCGTTCCAGCCATCGGTCACCGTGATGCGCGTGCCGTCCTCCAGCACGAAGCCTGCGACATCGATGGCATTGGCGCTGGCATGGCCCGATCGGCGATTGCTGCCTGCCACATTGCGGCAGGCATAGCTGCCCATCGTCTCGATACTGGCGACGCCCTGTCCGAAGATCTGCTGCGCTGCGCGGTCCACGCCGAAACGCGCCCACGCCGCGAACGCCGCGCTGACGGGGCAGGTAACCGGCCCCAGATTGGCAACGCCCAGCATACCATTGTCACTGCTGAGCGCATGCATCTGCACGGTACCCAGCGTGCTGCAGCCGCTGCCGAAATCCTGATTGGCCACTGCATCGAAAGTCACGCCCGCTTGGTCCAGCTGCGCCATGCATTGCCCACCGGCAGTCGCAAGAGCAGGGCGGGGCGCTGGTAAGCGCTGCGCTGTCGGGCGAGCCACCGGGCGGGAGGTGGCGCGCGCCGGAATATCGGCGCTTGCACTGGCGGAATAGCGCGGGCCGGAAGCCTGCGGCACCAGCTGGCAGCCTGTCAGCGCCAGCGAAAAGAGCGGCGCACCCAGCGAGATCAGGAGCATACGGTTCATGGTTACTCCCCATGCCCCACATGTGGTTAACCCCTGCCGCAAGGTCATGGTTAACACGCGCGAAAGAGATTTGGAACCGGCACGGCGCTGGCCCGTCAATCCGGTAACGAAAGAAACCGCAATTTCCTTTGACTTGTGCGCTGCACAATTTACTTCCGCCGACGGGCCACGCGGTCCCAACGCCGCGCGTGCTCTCTGCAAGGAGAGAATACATGACTGACCAACCGGCGCTGAAGCCTCAGCGTCCTTTCTTCTCGTCCGGACCCACGGCCAAGCCGCCGGGGTGGGATGCTTCCAAACTACAGACCGAAAGCCTCGGGCGATCGCATCGGAGCAAGCTTGGCAAGGCGCGGCTGAAACACGCCATCGACCTGACGCGCGAATTGCTGGGCGTGCCGGACGATTACCTCGTCGGCATCATGCCCGGCTCCGATACGGGCGCGCTGGAATGCGCGATGTGGACCATGCTGGGCGCAGGCCCTGCCACGGTCGCCGCGTGGGAGAGCTTCGGCAATGTGTGGATACAGGATGCGGTCAAGCAGCTGAAGCTGGCCGACCTCACCACGCTGACCGCCGATTACGGCGAAATCCCCGACCTGTCGCAGATCCCGCAGGATCATGATGTGGTGTTTACCTGGAACGGCACGACCTCGGGCGCACGCATCGCCGATACGGATTGGCTGGCTCCGGACCGCAAGGGCATCACCATCAACGATGCGACCAGCGCCGTCTTCGCGCAGGAGATGGATTGGCCCAAGCTCGATGCCACCACCTTCAGCTGGCAGAAGATCATGGGGTCCGAAGCGCAGCACGGCATGCTGATCCTCAGCCCCAAGGCCGTGGCGCGGATCGAAAGCTACGATCCCGCATGGCCGCTGCCCAAGCTGTTCCGCCTGAAAAAGGGCGACAAGCTGAACCGCGCCATCTTCGAAGGGGCGACGATCAACACGCCTTCGATGCTGGCAGTCGAAGATTACATCTGGTCGTTGGAGTGGGCGAAGTCGATCGGCGGCCTGTCCGCCATGATCGCGCGAGCCGATACCAATGCCGCAATCGTCAAAAACTGGATCGAGGCGACGCCCTGGCTGCGCAACATGGCTTCGGACCCGGCGCAGCAGACCAATACCGGCGTGTGCATGCTGTTCCAGGGCGATTGGTATGAAAGCCTGTCCGACGAGGGCAAGGCAAATGTGCCCAAGACAATCGCCGCCAAGCTGGAAGAGCTGCACGTCGGCTACGACTTCAACGGCTATCGCGACGCCCCGCCATCTTTGCGCATCTGGTGCGGTGGATCGGTGGAAGCCGAAGACATCCGCCGCCTGCTGCCGTGGATCGAGTGGGCCTTTGCCGAGCTCCAGGCGGGCAATCTGTAATCCGTTTCCGTTCGTTCTGAGCCTGTCGAAGGACGAAACTGCACCGCCTCGCCAATTCGTGCTTCGACATGCTCAGCACGAACGGGGTGGGCCAACCAAGGTATTTCATCATGACCAAACCCAAAGTTCTCATCTCCGACAAGATGGACCCCAACGCCGCGCGCATTTTCGAGGAGCGCGGCTGCGAGGTCGATGTCATCACCGGCGAGACGCCCGAAGAACTAAAAGCCCGCATCGGCGAATATGATGGCCTTGCCATCCGCTCCTCCACAAAGGTGACGAAGGATATCCTCGACGCAGCGGACAATCTGAAAGTCATCGGCCGTGCCGGCATCGGCGTCGACAATGTCGATATCCCCGCCGCCAGTGCCAAGGGCGTGGTGGTGATGAATACGCCTTTCGGCAATTCCATCACCACGGCGGAGCACGCCATTTCCATGCTGCTGGCGCTCGCCCGCCAGATCCCGGAGGCCAATGCCCGCACCAAGGCTGGCGAATGGCCGAAGAAGGATTTCATGGGCGTGGAAGTCACCGGCAAGACGCTGGGCCTCATCGGCGCGGGCAATATCGGCGCGATCGTCGCCAGCCGCGCGCGGGGGCTGAAGATGAAAGTGATGGCTTACGATCCGTTTCTCACGCCCGAACGCGCATTGGAAATGGGCGTGGAGAAGGTGGACCTCGGCACGCTGCTGGAGCGGGCCGATTTCATCACCCTGCACACACCGCTGACTGATGAGACGCGCAACATCCTCAGCCGCGAGCGGATCGAGGCGGCCAAGCCCGGCGTGCGCATCGTCAATTGCGCGCGCGGCGGGCTGATCGACGAGGCGGCGCTGAAGGATGCGCTGGAAAGCGGCCATGTCGCAGGTGCGGCGCTGGACGTGTTCCTCGAAGAACCCGCGAAAGAGAACCCGCTATTCGACGCGCCCAACTTTATCTGCACGCCGCATCTCGGCGCCTCGACGACCGAAGCGCAGGTCAATGTCGCGCTGCAGGTGGCCGAGCAGATGGCTGATTACCTCGTCGATGGCGGCGTGACCAATGCGCTCAACGTGCCCAGCCTCAGCGCAGAGGAGGCACCGCGCCTCAAGCCGTATATCACGCTTGGTGAAAAGCTGGGTTCGCTGGTAGGGCAGCTGGAGGGGCCGGACGTGCAATCGCTTTCGGTGGAAGTCGAAGGCGCGGCGGCGGAGCTGAACCTCAAGCCCATCGTCGCCGCCGTGCTGGCAGGCATGATGCGCAGCTGGTCGGACACCATCAACATGGTCAATGCGCCGATCCTCGCCAAGGAACGCGGCCTGAAAGTCAGCGAAACGCGCACGGCGAAGGAGGGCGATTATCACACGCTGCTGCGCGTCGTCGCCAACACGCCCGATCGCCGCCGCGAAGTGGCAGGCAGTCTGTTCGGCAATAACCAGGCGCGGCTGGTGGAGATTGCAGGCACGCGCATCGAGACAGAGCTCGAGGGACACATGCTCTATATCGTCAATGAAGATGCGCCGGGCTTCATCGGAAGGCTCGGCCTGACGCTGGGCGATGCGGGCGTGAATATCGGCAACTTCCACTTGGGTCGCCGCCTGCCGGACAAGCACAAGGGCGGCGATGCCGTGCTGATGCTGACGCTGGATCAGCAGCCCTCGGACGCGGTGCAGGATGCGGTTTGCGCTCTTGAAGGCGTGCGGAAGGTGCGGTCGCTATCGTTTTGAGGATTGCAAAAATAGCCCACCGCTCGTCCTGAGCTTGTCGAAGGGCTGCTTTTTCTTATAGCGCAGCGCGCGAAGTGAAATACGACCCTTCGACAGGCTCAGGGTGAGCGGAATGTTGGGTCGAGAGAGATAGATGACAGACCCGACTCAAGACCTGCTGCCCGAGGGGCTGGAAGACCGCCTTGTGCAGTCCGCCGCCGCTGCCACGCGTATCGAGCGCGCCATGCTGGAGGCGATGCGCGGCCATGGCTATGATCGTGTACGCCCGCCACTGATCGAATTCGAACGGTCCATGGCCGGGCGGATGGACGGCGTTTCCACGCGCGAGATGTTCCGCTTCGTCGATCCGGTATCGCTGCGGACGCTGGCGCTCCGGTCCGACATCACGCCGCAGCTGGGCCGGATCGCTTCGACCGGCCTTGCCGACGCAGCGCGCCCGCTGCGCCTGTGCTATGCAGGGCAAGTGGCGCGCATCACCGGCAGCAAGCTGGAACCACGGCGCGAGGAATTGCAGGTGGGTGCCGAACTGATTGGTGCGGACAGCGTCGCCGCCGCCAGCGAGGTGGTGGAACTCGCCATCGCCGCGCTGGAAGCGGCAGGCGCGACCGGCATTTCGGTCGATTTCACCTTGCCGGATCTCGTCGATACGCTGGCCGACGGTCCGCTGCCGCTGGACGATGCGCAGCGCGAGAATGTGCGGCGCGAGCTCGATACAAAGGATGCAGGCGGGCTGGTCGAGGCGGGCGGACGCGATTACCTCCCGCTGATCCATGCCA
This sequence is a window from Aurantiacibacter gangjinensis. Protein-coding genes within it:
- a CDS encoding alpha-E domain-containing protein, translating into MLGRVAHGIFWMYRYLERAENTARLLAAGQRMALTRGQDLADAEWKSVLTTLGLRQAYEAQYDDYEGAHVCDFVLRSKDNPESVFSMAERARTNARACRSAITAEVWEAVNEGWMTMRDMLASPVSDGSLGVVLAAVRRESTLARGATHGSMLRNETYSFARLGTFLERADNTARILDVKYYLLLPSLSYVGTPLDTGQWDNVLRSLSAERAYRWLNSGRMDARSIADFLILDDRFPRSLVFCYSAMREQMGELAQIHGFEGSAHECMRELDMRLTGKSVDDIFDQGLHQFIQEFLSGNQQLASAIADDYRFLG
- a CDS encoding proteasome-type protease; translation: MTYCVGLMLEKGLVLMSDTRTNSGVDNISVFRKMFTWSVPGERIITLVTAGNLATTQAVISRLEERTKAPSERSNSLMELPTMFQVASETGKLLRETIRETQESNGVRGKGRFTASIILAGQIRGMEPRLFMVYPEGNFIEASYDTPFFQIGETKYGRPILIRGYDRDMSFEDAVKLLMVSFDSTLKANLSVGLPLDLMVIDRDGFAPAHERRIEATDPYFSAISDGWGRELRSAFHSLPSYTFESEDAAE
- a CDS encoding phosphoserine transaminase, translating into MTDQPALKPQRPFFSSGPTAKPPGWDASKLQTESLGRSHRSKLGKARLKHAIDLTRELLGVPDDYLVGIMPGSDTGALECAMWTMLGAGPATVAAWESFGNVWIQDAVKQLKLADLTTLTADYGEIPDLSQIPQDHDVVFTWNGTTSGARIADTDWLAPDRKGITINDATSAVFAQEMDWPKLDATTFSWQKIMGSEAQHGMLILSPKAVARIESYDPAWPLPKLFRLKKGDKLNRAIFEGATINTPSMLAVEDYIWSLEWAKSIGGLSAMIARADTNAAIVKNWIEATPWLRNMASDPAQQTNTGVCMLFQGDWYESLSDEGKANVPKTIAAKLEELHVGYDFNGYRDAPPSLRIWCGGSVEAEDIRRLLPWIEWAFAELQAGNL
- a CDS encoding extensin family protein, which translates into the protein MNRMLLISLGAPLFSLALTGCQLVPQASGPRYSASASADIPARATSRPVARPTAQRLPAPRPALATAGGQCMAQLDQAGVTFDAVANQDFGSGCSTLGTVQMHALSSDNGMLGVANLGPVTCPVSAAFAAWARFGVDRAAQQIFGQGVASIETMGSYACRNVAGSNRRSGHASANAIDVAGFVLEDGTRITVTDGWNGNARERQFLRTVQRSACRRFGTVLGPEYNAAHEDHFHLEGVIDGTSYCR
- a CDS encoding circularly permuted type 2 ATP-grasp protein translates to MYAPDGSVRDAYRGYNEWFGQQNASWLKRKDFEAEGFFRRTGITFNVYGEDDAEERLIPFDMVPRIITGAEWRRLSKGIEQRVRALNAFMHDLYHRQEIIRSGRLPERLFRNNTAWLPQMVGFTPPGGVYTHITGIDLVRTGPDDFLVLEDNARTPSGVSYMLENRETMMAMFPELFSKVKVREVSDYPRRLAKSLAACAPPGAGANPNIAVLTPGIYNSAYYEHAFLADQMGAELVEGSDLRVVDGKVQMRTTTGFTQVDVLYRRVDDEYLDPLTFNPSSMLGVPGIMDVYRAGGITIANAPGTGVADDKAIYSFMPEIVQFYTGERPLLPNVDTWRCSDPDSLKYVLDNLAELVVKEVHGSGGYGMLIGPTSSKKEIETFRAKLKDDPDNYIAQPTLSLSSCPIYTKQGLAPRHVDLRPFVLCSPQGVDITPGGLTRVALKKGSLVVNSSQGGGTKDSWVLDD
- a CDS encoding ATP phosphoribosyltransferase regulatory subunit translates to MTDPTQDLLPEGLEDRLVQSAAAATRIERAMLEAMRGHGYDRVRPPLIEFERSMAGRMDGVSTREMFRFVDPVSLRTLALRSDITPQLGRIASTGLADAARPLRLCYAGQVARITGSKLEPRREELQVGAELIGADSVAAASEVVELAIAALEAAGATGISVDFTLPDLVDTLADGPLPLDDAQRENVRRELDTKDAGGLVEAGGRDYLPLIHATGAFEDAATKLEALDTSGVLETRIAGLRDIAARIGDKARITLDPSERHGFEYQSWFGFTLYAENVRGAMGRGGTYCIAGTDEAATGFSLYPENLIEAVKGHEDTGKRLFLPLGHDRDAAAEARSEGWRTVAALTDADDAAGMGCSHRLDGGAIRSA
- a CDS encoding transglutaminase family protein; its protein translation is MRLSIRHTTRYRFAEPVAHGIQRLRLTPKETQGQRILDWTMEFEGAHEQLSYDDQNFNHVSLVAVDPGTQQVVVSCAGHVDTEDNAGVIGQHAGHLPLWAFLGRTPLTKPGPAIRSIIADVERSEGGMVQTLHNLSAAIRDRVTYGTGVTVVTTTGEEAAAEGQGVCQDHAHIFIAAARMLEIPARYVSGYLMMNDRIDQEATHAWAEAWVQGLGWVGFDISNGISPDPRYVRVATGRDYTDAAPITGISFGAVTEDLTVDVAVEQQMEEQQQQ
- the serA gene encoding phosphoglycerate dehydrogenase, yielding MTKPKVLISDKMDPNAARIFEERGCEVDVITGETPEELKARIGEYDGLAIRSSTKVTKDILDAADNLKVIGRAGIGVDNVDIPAASAKGVVVMNTPFGNSITTAEHAISMLLALARQIPEANARTKAGEWPKKDFMGVEVTGKTLGLIGAGNIGAIVASRARGLKMKVMAYDPFLTPERALEMGVEKVDLGTLLERADFITLHTPLTDETRNILSRERIEAAKPGVRIVNCARGGLIDEAALKDALESGHVAGAALDVFLEEPAKENPLFDAPNFICTPHLGASTTEAQVNVALQVAEQMADYLVDGGVTNALNVPSLSAEEAPRLKPYITLGEKLGSLVGQLEGPDVQSLSVEVEGAAAELNLKPIVAAVLAGMMRSWSDTINMVNAPILAKERGLKVSETRTAKEGDYHTLLRVVANTPDRRREVAGSLFGNNQARLVEIAGTRIETELEGHMLYIVNEDAPGFIGRLGLTLGDAGVNIGNFHLGRRLPDKHKGGDAVLMLTLDQQPSDAVQDAVCALEGVRKVRSLSF
- a CDS encoding response regulator transcription factor produces the protein MEQRISIHIVGGNSRSRAEQSRLILSMGHHAEVYSDLVELMDRPPRSGVIIASNDVLDDGIEDLLEELADAGIWVPLVAAKVEPTVEEVVEAIQAGALDYLQLPLSEDELRRMIAHVHTDAGRHAEARRRLIDARKRIGALSKREREVLDWLSEGCSNKAIARNLEISPRTVEIHRANMMDKLGAGHAAEAVRLRLEAGYEEATREGRVKKPEASGADAMLIQELIIPKLAG